The following proteins come from a genomic window of Trifolium pratense cultivar HEN17-A07 linkage group LG4, ARS_RC_1.1, whole genome shotgun sequence:
- the LOC123922667 gene encoding transcription factor MYB61-like, producing MSSSSKQEKNNDGDSNNNTNRSLKKGTWSKDEDKILVDYVTKYGARKWNEVQKRTELARSGNCCRFRWINHLQPGVVKGKFSEHEAKEVIRMKKLNLKWCDMAKQLPGRSDNDIKNFWNARERKLNRENSLNGSSSLSHDHELNDNREKSLSGSTSTSQQVDSQDDKYSKQFPKLFDDSNKQLPKFPKLVNDSNMFYTNVGSTSISNHTTPSGINRAGIGTSFMHEARVPNPSSLSPYLNFQNMYNPLPSIEHKLHRKYPSRYDEINAKLFDVSNKELPKWVDDSKMPYYCVGSTSTSKHTTPTWTNRVGNGTSSNQFTMVPNPLPPCSYVQNMDYQLPSYKKLGEYPQNPLPPPKEAQYQRTGSVSPYNASRVRSSKVNLVDENGKKPISFENDFGANSLRNFTDSYLRRASSLLDNGNNNNLNDKLPHDVKDTLNTAINEKGIDWDRFSYFGSFDNNFNNNLHDKIPHNNDKILDDIKDTLGAALHGKGIDSDHFPDLSSSDNDDNNNLHDKIPHNMKDTLDAVIYGKSFHPK from the exons ATGTCATCATCTTCGAAGCAAGAAAAAAACAATGATGGtgatagtaataataatactaatagaTCGTTGAAAAAAGGAACATGGTCAAAAGATGAGGATAAAATATTGGTAGATTATGTGACAAAATATGGAGCTAGAAAGTGGAATGAAGTACAAAAGAGAACGGAACTTGCTCGAAGTGGAAATTGTTGTCGTTTTAGATGGATAAATCACTTACAGCCAGGTGTGGTAAAGGGAAAATTTAGTGAACATGAAGCAAAAGAAGTCATTCGGATGAAAAAGCTTAATCTCAAATGGTGTGACATGGCTAAACAG TTGCCTGGAAGATCAGATAATGATATAAAGAATTTCTGGAATGCAAGAGAAAGAAAACTAAATAGAGAGAATAGTTTGAATGGTTCCAGCAGTTTGAGTCATGATCATGAGTTGAATGACAATAGAGAGAAGAGTTTGAGTGGTTCTACTTCTACCAGCCAGCAAGTTGATTCACAAGATGACAAATACTCTaaacaatttccaaaattatttgatgATTCAAATAAGCAGCTTCCAAAGTTTCCAAAGTTGGTTAATGATTCAAACATGTTCTACACCAATGTGGGAAGTACTTCTATAAGCAATCATACTACTCCATCAGGGATTAATAG GGCTGGCATTGGAACTTCTTTTATGCATGAGGCCAGGGTACCAAATCCATCTTCATTATCACCATATTTAAACTTTCAAAATATGTACAATCCACTTCCTTCAATTGAACACAAGTTGCATAGAAAATATCCATCAAGATATGATGAGATAAATGcaaaattatttgatgtttCAAATAAGGAGCTTCCAAAGTGGGTTGATGATTCAAAGATGCCCTACTATTGTGTGGGAAGTACTTCTACAAGCAAACATACTACCCCAACATGGACTAATAG GGTTGGCAATGGAACTTCTAGTAATCAATTTACCATGGTGCCAAATCCACTCCCACCATGTTCATACGTTCAAAATATGGACTATCAACTTCCTTCTTATAAGAAGTTAGGTGAGTATCCTCAAAATCCACTTCCACCACCTAAGGAGGCTCAATATCAGAGGACAGGATCAGTTTCTCCATATAATGCTAGTCGCGTTCGTTCGTCTAAGGTAAATTTGGTTGATGAAAATGGGAAGAAGCCAATTTCTTTTGAGAATGATTTTGGAGCAAATTCCCTTCGCAATTTTACAGATTCATATCTTCGCCGTGCCTCAAGTTTATTAGACAATGGCAATAACAATAACTTGAATGACAAGCTTCCACACGATGTAAAGGATACATTAAACACAGCTATAAATGAAAAGGGCATAGACTGGGATCGTTTTTCTTACTTTGGTTCATTTGACAACAACTTTAACAATAACTTGCATGACAAGATTCCGCACAATAATGACAAGATTCTAGACGATATAAAGGATACCTTAGGTGCAGCTTTACATGGAAAAGGCATAGATTCGGATCATTTTCCTGACTTAAGTTCATCAGACAACGACGATAACAATAACTTGCATGACAAGATTCCACACAATATGAAGGATACCTTAGACGCGGTTATATATGGAAAAAGCTTCCATCCTAAGTGA
- the LOC123922668 gene encoding uncharacterized protein LOC123922668, with product MVIQHVAFEKSQWVTVIPDTRANSMKPIEKKKSLASTSNSCKVYDKPKGLHQEGSTSSKIYKCEFCNKIFGCGKALGGHKRFHLQLLRKENEAKARVSFNSSNYDGKQICHVCKKNFSSNKALYGHMRSHPEREWRGIHPNKFNYNIDYDYDDDDDNHDQDQYFIGAPKKLVIDDDESITWPPRFIKTNKRGRSYEVDNAAQILMHMSRAKILEEKLNENLDYEEKVLPSTTSGTLVDDNIDETKLKKRKMLVKLKNPFLASKEKNLNRYQCEIGESSQSKSRIVRAFDLNE from the exons ATGGTGATTCAACACgtagcttttgaaaaatcacaGTGGGTCACTGTGATTCCA GATACTAGGGCAAATTCCATGAAACCtatagagaagaagaaaagttTAGCTTCAACTTCTAATTCTTGTAAAGTTTATGATAAACCAAAGGGACTTCATCAAGAAGGATCAACAAGTTCAAAAATTTACAAGTGTGAATTTTGTAACAAAATTTTTGGTTGTGGAAAAGCATTAGGTGGTCACAAAAGATTTCATCTTCAACTTCTAAGGAAAGAGAATGAGGCTAAAGCTAGGGTTAGTTTCAACTCTTCTAATTATGATGGAAAACAAATATGTCATGTTTGCAAGAAGAATTTTTCATCTAATAAAGCTTTATATGGTCACATGAGATCTCACCCCGAAAGGGAATGGAGGGGTATTCACCCTAATAAGtttaattataatattgattatgattatgatgatgatgatgataatcaTGATCAAGATCAATATTTTATTGGTGCACCTAAAAAATTGgttattgatgatgatgaatcaaTAACTTGGCCACCAAGATTTATTAAAACCAATAAAAGGGGTCGAAGCTATGAAGTTGATAATGCTGCTCAAATACTCATGCATATGTCTAGGGCTAAAATTTTAGAAGAAAAGCTTAATGAGAATTTGGATTATGAGGAGAAAGTGTTACCTAGTACTACTAGTGGTACTCTAGTTGATGACAATATTGatgaaacaaaattgaagaaaagGAAGATGTTGGTGAAATTAAAGAATCCATTTTTAGCATCTAAAGAGAAGAATCTTAATAGGTATCAATGTGAGATTGGGGAATCAAGTCAATCAAAATCAAGAATTGTTCGAGCTTTTGATTTGAACGAGTGA